ATACACGTTGTTTGGGGCGAAGGGCACGTCCCACAGGATGACGTCACGGCTCACCCAGTGCGCGCGTTGGCGGCTGATGTTGCCCTTGGGTGCACCTTCGGTGCTCACCGTGAGCTGCTTGGCCACCGGATCGAAGCTGAAGAACACTTCTTCGCCTGCTGCGCGCACGACGAAGCGCACCGGCTTGCCCTGGGCGTCGCCGTAGAACTCGCCGGGGCGGCTGTCAATGGCCACGCGCGCTTCGTAGCGGCCGGGCGGAAGCTTGCGCGTGATGAGGCTGTAGGTGCCGTCGAATTCTGGGTCGAGCATGAAGCCGGCCAGGCAGATCGGATCATCATCCTGGGCGCAGCCGAGCGCGCGCTGAAAGTTGCCTACAACGACGGGCAGCATACCGTTGACGCTATCCACGACCAGGTGCGTCGTGTGGTCATAGTAGAAGCGCACCTTGGCCGGCTGAGGTAGCCGCAGCGGCACGTTGGGGCCGTTGCGATCGGCTTTCCCACCGTAATTCTCGTCCCATGAGCCGTCAATGGCGACCTTGTACTCGTAGTCGCCGGCGGGCAGCGCGAATTCGCCCACCCACAAGCCTGAGACGGGGTCTAGGGTGAGGAAGGTCTTCGAGCAGCTTGGTTGCCAGTCGCCTGGGCAGCCCAACTTGCTTTGGATAGTGCCGGGGATGGTGACGGTGCGGGGCTGTTTGGTCTGGGCAGCCGTAGGCATTGCCGGCTGGTGCACAATGCTCAGAGCTAGACAGAGGAGGAGGGGCAGGAGTTTCTTCATATGCTCATCGCCTGTGCGGTTTCAGCGCCGGATGAATGCAATCTCGACCGAACCGGTCGGACTGCTCCCAGCGGTTTGACCGGTAAGACCATAGCCAGGATTCTAACGGCTGGTGCGACGATCACAGACTCAGCCGCCCGGCGACTAAAGTCGCGGGCTACACGATGCCAAGTCCCTGCAGGACTGATTTTGAGCCTGCGAAGCAGGCTTCGCTGTGCGTAGCCCGCAGCTTTAGCTGCAGGTCAGGGCTGCACAACCGGTCAGACCGCTTGAAGCGGTCTGACCGGTCTTTTCGCCCCGTTTTGCGCCCTCCCCTACCCTGCGCTTAAACTCGGCGCATGCCGGAACAATTCGACTTCATCACGCTCGGCGAGACGATGGTGCGGCTATCGCCGCCGGGTTTTCAGCGCATCGCGCAAACGCAATCGTTCGACTTTCAGATCGGCGGCGCGGAATCTAACGTGGCTATCAACTTGGCCTGGCTGGGCTTCAAGACCGCCTGGCTCTCGCGCATGCCGGACAACGCACTCGGTCGCAAGGTGGTCTCGGTGATTGCTTCGTACGGCGTGGATACCTCGGGTGTGCGCTTCGTCCCCGGCGAGCGCGTCGGGGTGTACTTCATTGAGTTGGCTACACCGCCGCGACCCAACCGTGTGATCTACGACCGCGCCGGCTCGGCGGCCAGCCGCATGACCATTGCCGATGTAGACGTGGAGCGCATCGCGCAGGCGCGCTGGCTGCACATGACGGGCATCACGCCGGCGCTGAGTGCATCTTGTCTGGCGATGACGGCGGATGTCTTGCGCTTCGCGCGGGAGCATGGCCTCACCGTCTCATTCGATGTGAACTATCGCGCGCTGCTCTGGCCGGCACAGGAGGCCGGGCGTGCGCTATCTCCGCTGATGCCGCTGTGTCACTACGTCTTCGTGGCACACCGCGACGCCGTAGCCCTGTTCGGCGCGCCGGAGGAGCCCCATCAGGCGGCCGAGGTGCTGCAGCAGCGCTTTGGCTGTGACGTGCTGGTGATGACGCTGGGCGAGGCCGGTGCAATTGCCCGGACACAGTCGCAGCAGATCGAAGCCCCGCAGACTTTCAAAGCGTCGCAGATCGTGGATCGCATCGGCGCGGGCGATGCGTTCGACGCCGGCTTCATGGCAGCGCAGGGCTGGGGTCTGCCGTTGGAGGCATCGCTGCACTATGGTAACGCGATGAGCGCGCTCAAGCTCACCATTCCAGGTGACCTGGCGCTATTCAGCAGGGACGAAGTAGAACAGCTTGTTGGTGGAGCCACGCGCGCCAGCGTGCGCTGAGCTTTATGGCTCGTCGCTGCAAAGGCTTTGACTTTGACTATAAATCTGTGCGCGTGAGTTTATCTCTTGGAAATTCTGTTCACCAGAACTCTTGCAAGTTTACGTTTAACCCGGGTATGCCGATCGTTTCGGTCGTTCGTCGGCCAAACGTCATGCGCTGCATGAGCATACGCAATCACAATCGTCGAAGCTCATGAACAGACGAGACTTCCTCAAGGGCTGTGCGGGGTTCGCCGCTGCAGCCGCCATGCGCGGCTTCGGGATCACTAACCTGCTGTTCGACTCGCAGGTGGCGCGGGCGCAGGGGGACGAGCCGCAGCCGAATCTGCTGCCGCAGTCGCCGGATCAGCCACCCAACAATCGTGACCTGCTGGTGCTGGTGTTCGTGCGTGGTGGGCTGGATGGCCTGAACCTAGTCGTGCCGTTCAACACGAGCGAGGACGACCGTCGCCGCTACTACAACACGCTCCGGCCGACGATGAACATCGCCCCGCCGAACTCCGGCGCGGCGCGTAAGGCGATTGACTTGAACGGCAAATTCGCCCTGCATCCCGATGCCGCGCGGGGCATCGTCGGCGTGAATGTGCCCAACCCCCACCCCAGCGACACAGGTGGGCTGTTCAAGCTCTTCCAGGACGGCGATCTGGCCATCGTGGATGCCTGTGGCTCGCCGGATATCACCGGCTCGCACTTCGACACCGAGCTGTATGTGGACCTGGGCGGCAAGAATAACTCCGGCGGCTGGGTGGCGCGCTACCTCGACGCTGCCGGTGAGCCGAACGATGCGCTGGCCGTCTCGCCGCAATGGGGCATTTCCCCATCGTTGCTCTCGCCGACAGGACGCAGCGCCATTGCTGTGCCCAACCCCAGTGAGTTCGGCCCGCAATGGAAGACGGCGCAGTGGACGCCGCCCGAGACACGCAATGCCCTCGTCGCGGCGCAGCGCGCTATCCTGCAGCAGATGTATCAGCGCGGCAGCGACTTCGTCGAGTCGGTTGGCCGGCAGGCGTTGCAGGGCTACGACATGCTGCGGAACGTTTTCGAGACGAATTACACGCCGGCAGCCCCATACCTGACCAGCAGCAGCCACGTGCTCGACTACGGCCACTTTGGCAACTCGATGAAGACGATTGCCCAGATCGCCAAGGCCTCGATCGCCAACCCGCTGCGGGTGGCGACGGTGGATGTGGGCGGCGGCTACGATACGCATGACAACCAAGGCACGGTGGATTGGAACGGCAATTCGCGCTTTCCAAAGCTCATCACGAACTTGGCCAATAACATCAAAGCCTTCTGCGATGACATGAATGCCGACCCACAGTGGCGCGGGCGCTTTGTCGTAATCGTGTTGAGTGAGTTCGGGCGCGTGCTCTACCAGAACGATAGCGCCGGCTGTGATCATGGCAACGGCAACGTGATGCTGGTGGTCGGCAGCGGCCGCCCTTTTGGCCGGCCCAACATCAATGGTGGCCAGATCTACGGCGAGTGGCCGGGCTTGAAGCACTTTGGCTTCAACGATGGGCTGCATATTACGACCGACTATCGCCGCGTAATCGCCGATGTGTTGACCGGCCGGATGGGCGTCGCTGCTCAGAAGATCAATGAAGTGATCTTCCCCGGGTTCAACTTTACCAGCGGCATCGGGATCGCAGTTCCTAGGTGAGGCGAGCATGGTGGTGGGTCGGATCGTTCTTTGGCTTGTGCTGGTGTCGTTCGTCTGTGTCGCAGGGAGATCAGTCCCGCTTGCGAGGGCGCAAGAATTTGCTCCGCAGGTAGTCGTGGCGCGAACTTGGTCGTCGGTCAAGCCGATCAGCGTCGAGGGCGTGCCGGCGTTACAGAGTGCGCCCGCCGTCGGTGCAAGCGGTAATGTCGCGTTTGTCGCGTGGACCGATTCACGGAATGCGATTCCGGATATCTATGCCGCTCGTCTGGTCAACGGTAACAAGGTATCGGAATCTCGGGTGACCAACCTTGGCCCGCACTTCGAAGCGCTGCGCGCGCATGGCGCTTCGGTGTTCGTAGAGCCGAGCGGACGCGCCTTTATCGCCTACTCCGACGGTAAAGACATCTTCTTGGCGCGTTACGAGGTGAGCGCCGGCCAGTGGCTCTCGCATACCCAGGTGACCAGCGGCCTGAACGAGTGGCATCAGATCGCCCGCAACCCTCAGGTCGTCGGCGATGGCATGGGTAACCTGATCGTCGTCTGGGAAGACTTCCGCAATGCCACGGATGAGTCCGACAGCAAAGGAAGTGATATCTATGCCGAGACGTGCAATGGCAACATGATGACCTGCGCCTTCCCCAATGTCAGGGTCAACGATGACGGTGGACGAAGTGACCAGCATCGTCCAAGGGTGGCGCGCAGCGGTAACACCGTCGTCGTTGTGTGGGAGGATGAACGTGAGCGCGGTGCAGAGTTCCCGCGCGTCTATGCCAGCTTCAGCTACGATGGGGGACAGGGTTGGCTGGGGAATGTTCGCGTAAGCCGTAGCCTCAGCGGCGATGCTAGCCCTTCCGGCCGCGATGCAGCGACCAATCCATCGGTGGCGATTGCGTCGGATGGTAGCGTCTACGCGACTTGGGAGCATCATGCTGGTTCGGCCACTGCACCGGCAGACATCTATGCTGCGCAATGGACCGGTAGTGCTTGGGGTATGCCACAACGCGTGGACGGTGCACCGGCGCGGGTGCGCTCGGTGAATCCGGTCATCGCGGCGAGCAGTGCCGGTGTCTTTATCGCTTGGCAAGACTATCGCAGTGGATCGGCGAATCCGGACATCTACTCGGCGCGTTGGAGCGGCAGTGCGTGGGTTGAGATTCCCGCTGTCGTTCATCCCCGTATGCAGGTTGCGCCGGCGTTGGCTGCTGCCGGTGGTATGGTTCATTTGGTCTGGCAAGACGATCGTATTGGGAACAGCGATGTATTCATGGCGAACTGGAGCGGCAGCGCTTGGGGCAATGTCTTCCAGCTTAATGAGAGTGTCGCGCGTGAGCCTTATCAGATGAGGCCTGTCCTCGTCGGTGAAGGCGGGACGACCTATGCAGCGGTTCTCGATCAGCGCGGTGGTTATAAGCAAATCTGGTTGGCGCGCTTGTTGCCTTTGGCTACTGATTGGACGCCGTTGTTGTCCTTCCCTACCTATGCGGCGCGTGGTGGTGATGTGAGCAGCTTGGATGGGTTCTCGCTTGCTGTGGCCGGTGGGCGTTTGCATGCTGTTTGGAGTGAATATGTCTGGCCTCGTGGTAGGCAGATCAACTATAGTGCCTATGCGAATAATGGGTGGACGGATCCAATTCGCCTGACCGGCAGCGAAAGCGACACCCGTGAACGCTATATCCCCGTCATCGCGGCGAATGGCAACGCAGTGGCCGCGGCGTGGAACTATCGCGACCCCGCCGGACAAATGCAACTCTACGCCTCATGGAACACCGGCAACGGTTGGAGCACGCCCGTCCCCGTGCTGCAGCAAACCTTCGCCGGCTGGATCATACGCTCGGCCATCGCGTTGGATGCGAACGGCAACCTCGTAATCGCCTGGACACAAGAAGGCGCCAACGGCCGAGACCGGCTGATGGCAGCCCGGCGCAACATCCTGAGCGGCGGCGGTTGGAGCTACGCCCAGATCAGTCCGAACGTGAACTCGGACTGGTGCGGCCAGCGTTATCCACAACTCCAGACCGACGCAGCCAACCGCATGCACATTGTCTGGTCGGGCTGTGCATTGCGCAATCCGCCCAACGCCTGGCCGCATGACTCTTACATCTTCTACGCCACGTCGCGCGATGGCGGCGCGACGTGGAGCGCGCCGCTGCGCGTCGGGCTGACGGTCGCGCAGAACGACTCGGCATATCACAATGACACCTCCAGTCGCCCCGCGCTGGCCGTCGGCGCGAACGACGAGGTCATGGTGCTCTACCCCAGCCGAATCGGCGGCGCGTATAGTTTTTACGCGGCGCTCATCAAGGATGGCACCGTCGTCGCAACCACTGCGCTGAGCGACAATAGCACGGCCTGGGCGCGGCCGGACATGTACTTCGGCCAGTGGTATGACGGCGATAGTGCCGGCGCCGTTGCCTTTGACCCGCTCGGCCAGCGCTACATCGTGGCCTTTCCCGACCGGCGCAACGGCCGCTCGCCGCGCATCTACACTGCCATCTACGGCGATACGACCGTCACGCTCATACCGCGGGCACTGATTCCTATGGTGAGACGATGAACCCAATGAACCCCACGACGCCGCCGGGCGCTGCGCCCTCGCTGGCGCGGCTAGCCTACAACCGGATATGCTTCGGTCCACGGCCAGAAGACATCGCCGCGATCAGTAGCTTCGACCTCACGGCGTTCGTGGACCAGCAACTGAACTACGAATCCATTGATGACTCGGCCTGCGAGGCCTACATCGCCGGCCTTAGCCGTACCGACCCCCAAGGAACGACCGTCCCTCCTACCTACGCCACGTTGGCCGAGATCGAGCAATACCGCGCTGCCAATCGCGCCGCCAACGGCTGGCCGAACACCAATCTGCAGCGCTACCTGTGGACGACGACCTACGCGCGCGCGTTGCTGAGCAAACGCCAGCTCTTCGAGGTGATGGTGGACTTTTGGACCAATCACCTGCAGACGAACTTCCAGAGCCACTTGAAGTATTGGGAGGATCACCACGTCATCCGGCAGCACGCGCTGGGCAACTTTCGCGACCTGATCGGCGCAAGCGCGAAGAGTCCGAGCATGCTCCACTTCCTCAGCAACACCTATAGCGATGGCAGCAACCCGAACGAGAACTACGCGCGCGAGCTGATGGAGTTACACACGGTGGGCAGCTACAGCTATGTACCCGGGCCGGACTATCTGAAGAAGCCCAACTACACCGAGGAGGATGTGCATGTTGCAGCGCAAATCCTGAGCGGCTGGACGACGATGGGCACCCCGAACGAGGAATTCCGCTTCAACGATGGGCGGTCATGGCCGTCCCACCATTGGTTGGAGAAGCGGCTCTGGCTGGGCAACGACGACTACTATCACTTCCCTTACGGCGGCATCGAGCAGGGTGAGATGCTGCTCGACATCCTGGCGGCGCACCCCAGCACTGCCTACTTCATCTCGTTCAAGCTATGCCGGCGCTTCATCAGCGACTTCCCGAATGAATTCTGCCCGGATGCAGTGGAGGCCGGTGCGCAGGCGTTCATCGCATCGCAAGGCGACATCCGTGCGACGCTGCGCGCCATCTTACTGCACCCCAAGTTCGCGGCGAGTTGGGGACAAAAAGTGAAGCGCCCATTCGAGTTCTTCATCTCCACCATGCGCGCCATGGGACTGACGACGATGGTCAACTTCCTGCCGGACGACTGGAGCGATCCGCTCGGCGCGCGCTTCTTCGAAGGGCAGATCGAAATGCTCGGCCAAAAGCTGTTCGAGTTCTCCGCGCCGACCGGCCTGCCCGACGTGCGCATCGCCTGGTGGAACACCAACCAGGTCTTCGGGCGTTGGACGATGGCGAATGCGCTGGTCAACCGTTACTTCGGCAGCCAAACGCAAACCAACAGCGCACCGGCCAACGCAGCGCTCGATGCGCTGATCGGCGGGCCGACGACGGCGACGCAAGCCGTGGACCGGTTGATCGAGCGCTTCATCGGGCGGGCCATAGACGCTGCCGACCGAACCGCGCTGATCAACTATCTAGGGAACAACAATCCCAACGCGACGGTCAGCAGCACTACCCCGACGCTCAGGCCGACGGTAGGCATCGTCGCCGCATCACCCTACGCGCAGTGGCGCTAACCGAGTTGAGCAACAAACGACGGGGCGAACGCAGCACCGGCCACGGCGGAAAGTGAGCGCAATGCCGACTCTCTTACTGTGCGAGCACCGACGCGTGCCATCACCGACCGGCAGGCAATCCACGCGCTCCTGAGCGTTGCGCTGATCGCGACCGGCATCCTCACGTCGGGACGCCCGGCAGCAGCACAGCCGCGCATGCGAATCGAGGCCTTACAGGCGAGCGCGGACCGCGTCGGCCTGTATGAGAAGTTCGAACTCACATTCGGCATCGGCGGTTCGGTCGCCACGAACCCCTACTTCCCGTATGACCCCGCGCCTCCGCCCGGCGTGCCAGCCGGCGTGGGCATCACGGTCGAAGGGCTGTTCAGCCCGGACGACTGGGCAACGACCATCGTTCAGCCCGGCTTCCTCTACCAGGACTACGAACGACGGTGCATCGGCGGCCATCCGGCGGATGGCTGCGAAGGTCAAGAATGGCTCTACCCGCAGGGTGAGCCGGTGTGGAAGGTGCGCTTCGCGCCACAGCGGACAGGAATGTGGCGTTACCGTGTGCGCGCGATGGATGCGTCCGGCGTGGTGCAAAGCCGCGAGGGCACGTTCACCGTAGCGCCATCCACCGCGCCGCACAATCACGGCTTCATTCGCGTGAGCCCGACCGATCGCGGCTACTTCGAGTATTCGGACGGCACGCCTTTCATCGGCGTCGGCCACGGCGAAGGCTTCTCCGGCGCTTATCACGCGGACGCTGTGATGCAACGCCTCGCCGCCGGCCGCGTGAACTTCGTGCGCGTGTGGATGTCCGGCGCGAGCATCTATATGGCGCCGTGGAATCCGTGGCACTCGCATCACCTGCCCGGCGAAGGCGGCTACTTCAACGCCTCGAGCCTCACCTACACGCACGCCTACTCCGGCCATCTCGTGTCGCTGCGCTTGTGGGACTATCCCGACCCCGGCTTGGACGGCCGGCGCAATCCCTGCATGTTCCAGGGATTTGGCGGTCGCGTCGCCGTACGGCCCAACACGACGTATCAACTGAGCGTCCGCGCCAAAACGACGGACGTCAGCGGCCCGCGCGACAACGCCTATCCGCGATACGGGCTGACGATGCGCAGGGGAGGCTGGCTGGGCGAGCGCTGCGCCGAACCTGCGGCGACCGAGCTGCAGTCCACGCGCCTGTTGGACTACGTCAACGGATCAACGCCCGGTTGGATCACGGTGACGGCAACGTTCACCACGCGCCCGGACGAATTCTTCTTGGACAACCTCTACCTGATCCTAGAGAACACCACCGGCGGCCAGGCGTTCGTGGACGAGGTTTCGATCCGCGAGCTGGCCGGTGGCAAGCCGAGCGGCCCCGAAGTGCTGCGCAAAAATCGTTTTGCCTATCACCTCTATTTCGACCAGCAACCTTCCTGGTTGTGGGATCACTACTTGCAGGCGGCAGAGGCACACGGTGTGACCATCCGGCCGGTGGTGTTGGAGAAGAACGATTGGATTGCCAATCACATTGACGCCGACGGCAAGCCGGTGGGGAGCTATTACGAGTTGGACAACAATCGCTTCTACGCTGCGCCCAACACCGCCGTGCGCCGCTTCCACGAGTACTTCTGGCGCTACCTCATCGCGCGCTGGGGTTACTCGCGGGCGGTGCATTCCTGGGAGCTGATCAACGAAGGCGACCCATACAACGGCAATCACTACGCGCAAGCCAACGCCTTCGGTGCGTTCATGCACGGGAACGATGCGCACCCACATCTCGTGACGACTTCGCATTGGCACAGCTTCCCGATCGCCGAGTTCTGGGGCAATCCGGCCTATCCCCACATGGACTACGCCGACATCCACGCCTATGCCTGCTGCGGCGCCACCGTGGCCGGCTGGGCACAGAACATCGGCGCGCCGCTCAGCTTCGAGCGACGACCTGCCTATGTGTCCGGCGGGCAGGGGCACTCGGTGCGCATCCCCGGCAACACCCAATTCCACACCGCGGGCGGCACGCCGCGCTGGCTCACGATCCGCGGGCGCGGCGAGTGGGTGATCCGCTATCGGATGAAGGCCGAGGGGTTCAACGGCCGATGCACCTACGGCGAACCCGACAGCTTGGCCGGGCCGCGCCTGCTGTGGATCCTCGAAGATCGTGCCAACGTCGTTCCCGCTGCGCCGTCGGGCCGACCCTTCGCGTGTTCTGCACCGGCCGGCACGTACGACTGGCGCACGTTCGAAAGTCGCTACACCGCAGAAGGCAAGCCGGCGCCGCTCGATGCACGCCTGATCATCACCGACGACAAAACGCACGCGCTGGCGATCTTCTTCCAGAACAGCTTCGGCATCGGCGGCAACGCGTGGATTGACGACGTGGAGTTGATCGGCCCCGACGGCCGCCGAGTTCATATCAACGGCGAATTCGACCTGACGCGCCTGGACCACGACAGCGCACAACTGACCACTGCCTACAGCATGGCAATCGGCGGACGCGTCCTCTCCGGCCCGGGCAAACCCGTCACCCGCGGCGAGGTGGCGATCGGCGACGCGCGCGACTACCGCGGCGACCGCGAGCACGACCAGAGCCGAGACACGCGGGGCGTGTGGTTGCACAACTTCATCTGGGGCCAAATCAACCCAGGCGGCTTGTACGAGCTGTACTGGGACCCGGAGAACATTCGCCGGCACAACCTGTACTTCCACTTCAAGGCGTTTCGCGATTTCATGGACGGCATCCCGCTGACGAACGGCCGCTACGCCGACGCGCAGGCGACGGCTTCACACCGCGATCTGCGCGTCATCGGACAAGTGGATCGCGTCGCCGGGCGCGGGCATCTGTGGATTCACAACCGTCGGCACACCTGGCGCAACGTGGTGGATGGCGTGACCATCGAGCCGGTCGCCGGCCCGATCAACATCCCCAACATGACGCCCGGAAACTATCGCGTCGTCTGGTGGGACCCATGGCCAGGCCGGCCGGTGCTGACGCAGACCCTGCCAACGACGGGACGCAACTTGATCGTTACCTTGCCCGAACCTTTGCAAAGCGACATCGCGCTACGATTCGAACTGCTCGATAAATGAACGCTTCATCACCGGCGATCACTGCCGTCTTCTTCGACTTGGGTGGCGTGCTCGTGCGCACGACCGATCTCGAGCCGCGCCGCAGGTGGGAGCGCCGCTTCGGCATGCGCGACTGGGAGTTGCAAGACCTCTTCTTCAACAGCCCGATCGGACAAGCTGCCCAGGTCGGCCAGGTGACGACGGCCGACGTCTGGGCGCACGTCGCCGCGACGCTCGGCCTCGATGCCGATGAGCTGCGCCGGCTTCAAGCAGACTTCTGGCGCGGCGATACGTTCGATGAGTCGCTGCTGGCACTGATCCGGTCGTTGCATACGCGTTACAAGACCGGCGTGATCAGCAACGCTATGTCCGACGCGCGCAGGAGGTTTGCAGACAAGCTCGACGGCGAACTGTTCGACATCCTCGTGTTCAGCGGCGAGGAGGGTGTGAAGAAACCCGACCCGGAGATCTTCCGGCGCGCGCTGATGCGGCTGGGCGTGCGCTCCGAAGAAAGCATCTTCGTAGACGACGTGCCGGAGAACGTGGCCGCGGCCCAGGCGCTGGGCATGCACGGCATCCACTTCACCTCCGGCGCCGACCTGCACCGCGCGTTGGTGCGCTTGACAGGATTCACAGGATTAGCAGGAATTGACGGGGTAGACCGATGAGAGCGGTATACTGCCGCGCGGCGTCCGACGAGGACGCGCGTTTTATTTAGCGACATACGGAGCCCATTGCTATGCAAGAACCAAACACCGCAACTCGTTCATTCTCGATGCTCCGCCTCTTCGTCACCGGGATCGTGATGGGTATTGCCGACCTGATCCCCGGCGTATCAGGAGGCACGATGGCCTTCATCATGGGCATCTACGAACATCTGCTGTCGGCGATCAAGGCGTTCAACTTCCAGGTGCTCCGGCTTCTCGGACAAGGGCGCTGGCGCGCAGCGCTAAGCGCGATCCCTTGGGGCTTCCTCATTCCCTTGGTCGCCGGCATCGGCGTAGCGGTGCTCGGGATGGCGCGGGTGATGCGCTACCTGCTGGAATACCAGACGGTATATCTCTTCGCCTTCTTCTTCGGCCTCATCGTCGCCTCGATCATTGCGGTGGGCACCACGGTGCGATGGACGCGTGGGGCAGTAGCGGCGCTGGCCGGCGGCACGATCGCGGCCTACATCATCGTCGGGCTGGTGCCGCTGAAGATGCCCCACGACCCGATCACGCTCTTCCTCAGTGGCGCGCTGGCGATCATGGCCATGATTCTGCCCGGCATCTCGGGATCGTTCATCTTGCTCATCTTGGGTCAGTACGCCTACGTGCTCGACGCCGTGGCAGACCTAAATCTGCTGGCAGTCGTTCCGGTTGCACTCGGTGCCGTGATCGGCCTGGCAGGCTTCGTCCGGGTGTTGAGTTGGCTGCTTCGGAACTATCACAACATCGCCGTGGCGGCGCTCATGGGGTTCATGGTCGGCTCGCTACGCAAGATCTGGCCCTGGAAGGAAGTGGTCGAGACGGCGCTGGATCGCCACGGCAAGCCCATACCCATTCGCGAGCAGAACATCCTGCCCGACTTCGCAGCGCCGGAATTCTGGGTCGCGCTGGGCATCGCTATCGTCGGGTTCTTCCTATTGAGCGTCATTGATCATATGCAGACCGGCGCAAATCCGGTAATGTGCCGGCTTGGGTGGCAAAGGCAGCCACGACAGGGACAGGATGTGCGGGTGACGAGTTAACCGCCTTGACAAAGATCAGCGCATGTAGTACTTTGCTCGCAGATGAAACGTTTCACCTGCGCAAAATTCACCTTGATCGCTCCGCTTAAACGTTTCAGTTTTCGCCATCGCCGTTTGATGTCGGTAGCAAGCACGAACGGCGTAAAAAGGAGGGCCGATTGAGCAGAGACACCCGATGAACCTGGCACCAATTCGAATCTTCTCATGTTGACTGGTTATCCCGATCACAAAAGCGCAAGAGGAGGCGAACCATGCAGTTAAGACTTCCTTTCCTCAAGCCGACGCTGGCCTTGATTCTGACGACCGCCATTGCTGCCTGCGCCGCACCACCACAACCGGCTGCCCCGGCTGCGCCGCCGGCGCCCCCCGCTGAACAACCGGCAACGCCACAGCCGGAGGCACCCGCACAACCCACCGCTGCGCCACCGGCCGAGCGCATCACCATTCGCTACGCCAACTGGAACCTCGGCACGGAAGAAGAAAACAACCTCCAGCGACAGTTGGTGAAAGCTTACACGGAATTGAACCCCAACGTCACGATCGAGTTCGTGGACATGTCCGGAGAAGGGCGCTGGGATGAGAAGCTGACCAGCTATGCAGCGAAGGGTGCATTGCCGGACGTCTTCATGGCGGACAACACACCGCTCTACGTCAAGAACGGCTGGACGGCGGACCTGACCGATCTGGTCAAAGACGACCCCGACTGGAAGGACGTGCCGCAGGTTTTGAAGGATGCGGTGACCTACAACGGCAAAGTGTTGGGCCTGCCCGTGGCGCACTTCGTCATGGGCTACTTCGTCAACAAGGATCTGTTCGAAGCCGCCAACCTCGACGCGCCGGAGTACGGCGTTTCGGTGGAGGACTTTTTCAAGGCGGTGACAGCGGTCCACAACCCGCAGAAGGCCGTCGTCGGGCTGGATGAGCTCGAGCCGATCATGGGCTGGTATCCGAACACACAGGACGGCCAGCTCGGCTGGTTCAGCTTCGACGGCGAGAAGATGAATTACAACTCTGCCGCCTTCAAAGCAGCCGTCGCCAAGGCCGGCGAGATGCTGAGCTACAGCTGGGCGGGGTTGACCGATGCGCAGAAGGCGAAC
The window above is part of the Candidatus Roseilinea sp. genome. Proteins encoded here:
- a CDS encoding 2-keto-3-deoxygluconate kinase; this encodes MPEQFDFITLGETMVRLSPPGFQRIAQTQSFDFQIGGAESNVAINLAWLGFKTAWLSRMPDNALGRKVVSVIASYGVDTSGVRFVPGERVGVYFIELATPPRPNRVIYDRAGSAASRMTIADVDVERIAQARWLHMTGITPALSASCLAMTADVLRFAREHGLTVSFDVNYRALLWPAQEAGRALSPLMPLCHYVFVAHRDAVALFGAPEEPHQAAEVLQQRFGCDVLVMTLGEAGAIARTQSQQIEAPQTFKASQIVDRIGAGDAFDAGFMAAQGWGLPLEASLHYGNAMSALKLTIPGDLALFSRDEVEQLVGGATRASVR
- a CDS encoding haloacid dehalogenase — protein: MNASSPAITAVFFDLGGVLVRTTDLEPRRRWERRFGMRDWELQDLFFNSPIGQAAQVGQVTTADVWAHVAATLGLDADELRRLQADFWRGDTFDESLLALIRSLHTRYKTGVISNAMSDARRRFADKLDGELFDILVFSGEEGVKKPDPEIFRRALMRLGVRSEESIFVDDVPENVAAAQALGMHGIHFTSGADLHRALVRLTGFTGLAGIDGVDR
- a CDS encoding DUF368 domain-containing protein; its protein translation is MQEPNTATRSFSMLRLFVTGIVMGIADLIPGVSGGTMAFIMGIYEHLLSAIKAFNFQVLRLLGQGRWRAALSAIPWGFLIPLVAGIGVAVLGMARVMRYLLEYQTVYLFAFFFGLIVASIIAVGTTVRWTRGAVAALAGGTIAAYIIVGLVPLKMPHDPITLFLSGALAIMAMILPGISGSFILLILGQYAYVLDAVADLNLLAVVPVALGAVIGLAGFVRVLSWLLRNYHNIAVAALMGFMVGSLRKIWPWKEVVETALDRHGKPIPIREQNILPDFAAPEFWVALGIAIVGFFLLSVIDHMQTGANPVMCRLGWQRQPRQGQDVRVTS
- a CDS encoding ABC transporter substrate-binding protein, with the translated sequence MQLRLPFLKPTLALILTTAIAACAAPPQPAAPAAPPAPPAEQPATPQPEAPAQPTAAPPAERITIRYANWNLGTEEENNLQRQLVKAYTELNPNVTIEFVDMSGEGRWDEKLTSYAAKGALPDVFMADNTPLYVKNGWTADLTDLVKDDPDWKDVPQVLKDAVTYNGKVLGLPVAHFVMGYFVNKDLFEAANLDAPEYGVSVEDFFKAVTAVHNPQKAVVGLDELEPIMGWYPNTQDGQLGWFSFDGEKMNYNSAAFKAAVAKAGEMLSYSWAGLTDAQKANFKSTESWMFLNNEFAVRWDGGWSIPGYSQNAPFDWDFIGIPGGKQALVADIVVISKATKNLKAAYDFAKWMGFSKAAYAKEAELAKAAGQVPTKMPVSVDEQSIELYMSFIKDKPGIRKAMANLDNSVLESLAKIVPGYINARWEGKPGIDIGDDKDVNMWYMFNFANSGRFKYEDYAPKLEEFANKILSEARAELGK